In a single window of the Pseudodesulfovibrio profundus genome:
- a CDS encoding D-glycero-alpha-D-manno-heptose-1,7-bisphosphate 7-phosphatase, which yields MPKRFVLLDRDGTIIVDKHYLHDPNEVELLPNAAEGLKRMQDMGFGLAVLTNQSGVGRGYFSEDEVRACNAQLQKLLEPHGIVISGFFFCPHAPDETCDCRKPAPGLMRQAAEVLGFDPNESYMIGDKKADIGVGQATGAVSVLVRTGYGRKAEADCGEQADYCADDLLDAAEFIRLNEGSK from the coding sequence ATGCCTAAACGATTTGTGTTGTTGGACCGGGATGGGACGATAATTGTCGATAAGCACTATCTGCATGATCCAAATGAAGTCGAGCTGCTGCCCAATGCCGCCGAGGGCCTCAAGCGCATGCAGGACATGGGATTCGGGCTGGCTGTCCTGACCAACCAAAGTGGCGTGGGACGTGGTTATTTCAGCGAGGATGAAGTGCGCGCGTGTAATGCCCAATTGCAGAAGTTGCTTGAGCCTCACGGGATTGTGATCAGTGGGTTTTTCTTTTGCCCTCATGCCCCGGATGAAACTTGCGACTGCCGTAAACCGGCTCCGGGTTTGATGCGTCAGGCAGCGGAGGTGTTGGGATTCGATCCCAATGAATCATATATGATTGGGGATAAGAAGGCGGATATAGGGGTTGGACAGGCTACAGGTGCTGTGTCCGTGCTTGTACGTACCGGCTATGGTCGGAAAGCTGAAGCCGATTGTGGTGAACAGGCAGACTATTGTGCTGATGATTTGTTGGACGCTGCAGAGTTCATTCGTCTGAACGAAGGCTCCAAATAG
- a CDS encoding sirohydrochlorin cobaltochelatase: protein MTLLTRRTLVPALLIFFCLVTTLPAKAGHHVSEPAKKAIVLAAFGTSYPKTLESILNIRNKVAAEFPDIHIRLAFTSDIIRGIWQKRQSNEQWLKENPSIPEDILYVKSPLATLGLLQDAGYKDIAVQPLHIFAGEEFADLKAVMVGLRSIKTVKAKWQPFTSLRLGRPALGMPGDKYPYMDDIRTAVDALAHDVEDAKANNAALVYMGHGNDFYSTGIYAEFQREMQAVHGYPVFVGCVEGFPNFNDLLAALKASGKKNVLMKPFMVVAGDHASNDMAGDEDDSWKVMLTKAGFNVKTELRGLGSVDAFAQMYVDHLKDALSQTHMLP from the coding sequence ATGACCCTATTGACCCGCCGTACACTTGTACCGGCGCTCCTTATCTTTTTCTGCCTTGTGACCACCTTGCCAGCAAAGGCCGGGCATCACGTAAGCGAACCCGCCAAAAAAGCGATTGTTTTGGCGGCCTTTGGCACATCGTATCCAAAGACGCTTGAATCCATCCTCAACATTCGGAACAAAGTTGCTGCGGAGTTTCCCGACATTCACATCCGCCTCGCTTTTACGTCCGATATCATCCGTGGCATCTGGCAAAAGCGCCAGTCCAATGAGCAGTGGCTCAAAGAGAATCCTTCCATTCCTGAAGATATCCTTTACGTCAAAAGCCCCTTGGCCACTCTGGGGCTCCTGCAGGATGCAGGGTACAAGGATATCGCAGTTCAACCACTGCATATCTTCGCCGGTGAAGAATTTGCCGATCTCAAGGCTGTCATGGTGGGGCTTCGTTCCATCAAGACGGTAAAAGCCAAATGGCAGCCCTTCACCTCCCTGCGTCTTGGACGCCCTGCCCTCGGTATGCCGGGAGACAAATATCCGTATATGGATGACATACGGACCGCGGTTGATGCCCTGGCCCACGATGTCGAGGATGCCAAAGCAAACAATGCGGCGCTCGTTTACATGGGGCATGGCAACGACTTTTACTCAACAGGCATTTATGCAGAATTCCAGCGTGAGATGCAGGCAGTCCATGGGTATCCAGTATTTGTCGGATGCGTGGAAGGATTTCCAAACTTCAACGACCTGCTGGCCGCGCTGAAAGCCTCGGGCAAGAAGAATGTTCTCATGAAACCTTTCATGGTTGTAGCCGGTGATCACGCCTCCAACGACATGGCTGGTGATGAGGATGATTCCTGGAAGGTCATGCTGACCAAAGCCGGATTCAACGTGAAGACCGAACTTCGTGGGCTTGGCTCTGTGGATGCATTCGCACAAATGTATGTGGATCATCTCAAGGACGCTCTCTCGCAAACGCACATGCTGCCGTAA
- a CDS encoding L-threonylcarbamoyladenylate synthase: MQNLIKALTEGDTIVYPTETLYALGCDATKEAACNKVIEIKNRPKAKPLPLIIGGVDMLGLVTDDRPQVLQELASSFWPGPLSILVKALPELPASLSDDDGFTSVRWSGHPFAAELSRRLRKPIVSTSANLSGKPPVAHPEDLDSRLLDLAGAAYFDPPWPKGGKPSTVIRILSFNRLEVLREGAVSVKMLCDKGFSVTL, encoded by the coding sequence TTGCAGAATCTCATAAAAGCGCTGACCGAAGGCGATACAATCGTCTATCCTACCGAGACTCTCTATGCTCTTGGATGCGATGCAACCAAAGAAGCTGCGTGCAACAAGGTCATAGAGATAAAGAACAGGCCGAAAGCCAAGCCGCTGCCGCTGATCATTGGTGGTGTGGACATGCTGGGGCTCGTCACTGACGACAGACCCCAGGTTCTTCAGGAACTTGCCAGTTCCTTTTGGCCCGGCCCTCTTTCCATCCTCGTCAAGGCATTGCCCGAATTGCCTGCCAGTCTCTCGGATGATGATGGGTTCACATCCGTGCGCTGGAGCGGTCATCCTTTTGCTGCTGAGCTATCACGGCGTCTGCGAAAGCCTATTGTCTCCACCAGTGCAAACCTTAGCGGAAAACCTCCTGTTGCACATCCGGAAGATTTGGACAGCCGACTCCTTGATTTGGCCGGGGCGGCTTATTTTGATCCTCCGTGGCCCAAAGGTGGAAAACCATCCACTGTTATACGCATACTCAGCTTCAACAGGCTTGAGGTGTTGCGTGAGGGTGCCGTATCGGTGAAAATGCTCTGCGACAAAGGTTTTTCAGTTACTCTTTAG
- a CDS encoding chemotaxis protein CheA → MQDSIIQCIEEIEKQILEVSATGQNAGDAVDALGLSNMKLSSASVIAILDMLTDGITPVNDDIITAMLGVCEAQKRFLFALGGNMEAGATSMGIVDSKPVADESFLEENEEEAAKAFEEKPEEVSPAEADAAPEAEPQEAKTKAKAEKPSSQQAISSIRVPTDSLDRVIELVGKLMVTYAVIAQGGTTNLNQVASSLRELDNVISQLQKEVDAIRLVPLKQIFMPMHRLVKSLSQKIGKKLDFTVKGDELPLDKTIVESLNEPLVHLLRNAVDHGLETPEERKETSKPEVGNVTLAAWRKGDNAYIQVKDDGRGLDPDRILNKAIEKGLADPSEEYEKNEILQFVLQSGFSTAEKITDVSGRGVGMDAVVNAIRVTLDGDVTIESDLGHGASFTISIPLDRSANEGIVDALVCKVGGEVYIVPSRDVMEIYMPRHNEVVELPDGRETVDVRGEVHSLLRLGDLLGITPEVDDIEMAQAIVVRVGEYKAAILVDEVLRQQQVVITGFTVPVEEIFHVPILGYGMMGESDALVIDTEEMLQNFQDRINTSS, encoded by the coding sequence ATGCAGGACAGCATCATCCAATGCATCGAAGAGATTGAGAAACAAATTCTCGAAGTATCAGCAACCGGCCAGAATGCCGGTGACGCTGTGGATGCGCTCGGACTGTCCAACATGAAACTGTCAAGCGCCAGTGTCATTGCCATATTGGACATGCTGACCGACGGCATCACGCCGGTCAACGACGATATCATCACAGCCATGCTCGGCGTCTGCGAAGCCCAGAAGCGATTTTTATTCGCTCTTGGCGGCAACATGGAAGCCGGTGCCACCTCAATGGGCATCGTCGATTCCAAGCCCGTAGCAGATGAATCCTTCCTTGAAGAAAATGAAGAGGAAGCAGCCAAGGCATTCGAGGAAAAACCGGAAGAAGTATCACCTGCCGAAGCGGATGCAGCACCGGAAGCCGAACCACAGGAAGCAAAAACAAAAGCCAAAGCGGAAAAGCCCTCGAGCCAGCAGGCCATTTCATCGATACGTGTTCCGACCGACAGCCTCGATCGCGTCATCGAACTGGTAGGAAAGCTCATGGTCACCTACGCTGTCATTGCACAGGGTGGCACGACCAACCTCAATCAGGTGGCATCTTCGCTGCGTGAACTCGACAATGTCATCAGCCAGCTTCAGAAGGAAGTTGATGCCATCCGGCTTGTTCCGCTCAAGCAGATTTTCATGCCCATGCATCGCCTGGTCAAATCCCTTAGCCAGAAGATCGGCAAGAAGCTTGACTTCACGGTCAAGGGAGATGAACTCCCCCTCGACAAGACCATTGTCGAAAGCCTCAACGAACCACTGGTTCACCTGCTGCGCAATGCAGTCGACCACGGTTTGGAGACACCGGAAGAGCGTAAGGAAACCAGCAAGCCCGAAGTCGGCAATGTCACTCTCGCCGCATGGCGCAAGGGCGACAACGCATACATTCAGGTCAAGGATGACGGTCGCGGGCTTGATCCCGACCGCATTCTGAACAAGGCGATTGAGAAGGGGCTGGCCGATCCATCGGAAGAGTACGAAAAGAACGAAATTCTTCAATTCGTCCTCCAGTCAGGCTTTTCAACGGCAGAAAAAATTACCGACGTTTCCGGTCGCGGTGTCGGCATGGATGCGGTCGTCAACGCCATTCGTGTCACTCTTGATGGTGATGTGACCATCGAAAGCGACCTGGGCCACGGCGCATCGTTCACCATATCCATCCCCCTCGACCGCTCGGCCAACGAAGGCATTGTCGACGCCCTGGTCTGCAAGGTCGGCGGAGAGGTCTACATCGTTCCCAGTCGTGACGTCATGGAAATCTACATGCCTCGCCACAACGAGGTCGTCGAACTGCCGGATGGTCGCGAAACTGTTGACGTTCGAGGCGAAGTCCACTCCCTGCTCAGACTTGGCGATCTTCTCGGCATAACACCCGAAGTGGACGACATTGAAATGGCGCAGGCCATCGTCGTTCGAGTGGGAGAATACAAGGCTGCCATTCTGGTTGATGAAGTGCTTCGCCAGCAGCAGGTCGTTATCACCGGCTTCACCGTTCCGGTAGAAGAGATTTTCCATGTCCCCATTCTGGGCTACGGAATGATGGGTGAATCCGATGCACTGGTCATCGACACTGAAGAGATGCTCCAGAATTTTCAGGATCGCATCAACACCTCCAGTTAG
- a CDS encoding hybrid sensor histidine kinase/response regulator, which produces MTQTEISPDTHLILVAEDSKVVYTALKSTIEEHLKFEVVVLKSFDEAQSFLDSNEQPIFVAILDLHMPGSRDGQIVDMFCERKIPSIVYTSDFTEETRKRMQSKNIIDYLVKNSKTVDNLIEYLANLYRNTRIHALLVEDSGSFRLWMRHMLEKQQFNVIEARDGEEAWKYILSHDKIDLVVADYALPGMDGIELTQAIRNKYSKQEIIVLGLSSVSDPMLTARFIKSGANDFLAKPVQVEELFCRVNHHVEMLDTIRALRKSDQLKNLFMGMAVHDLRSPINGINGFTTMLLDGTYGPLSEEQKEIIQFVHDANKNMGLLVHDLLDISVIESGKLVLEKRESNIEILVEHRLRIHGHMAKNKGVQLIPYFEDVAPFPFDENRIGQVLDNLLTNAIKFSPSNGIVKVLVSSQEDSVKICIQDKGEGVPPGEEMLLFQSFSKTSIEPTGGESGTGLGLPIVKKIVEAHGGKVWVVSDYPHGATFCFSLPAR; this is translated from the coding sequence ATGACGCAAACCGAGATCAGTCCTGATACGCATCTTATTCTCGTGGCAGAGGACAGTAAGGTTGTCTATACTGCCCTTAAGTCCACAATCGAAGAGCATCTGAAATTTGAAGTCGTTGTTCTGAAGTCGTTTGATGAGGCTCAATCGTTTCTTGATTCCAATGAACAGCCTATATTTGTCGCAATTCTTGATCTGCACATGCCGGGGTCCCGGGATGGACAGATTGTGGACATGTTTTGTGAAAGGAAAATTCCCAGCATCGTCTACACCTCGGATTTCACCGAGGAAACCCGCAAGCGCATGCAGTCGAAGAACATCATTGACTATCTGGTCAAGAATTCAAAGACTGTCGATAATCTCATAGAATATCTTGCAAATTTATATCGCAACACCCGCATCCACGCTCTCCTGGTGGAGGATTCGGGGTCGTTTCGTCTTTGGATGCGGCATATGCTGGAGAAGCAGCAGTTCAATGTCATTGAGGCGAGAGATGGCGAAGAAGCGTGGAAGTATATTCTCTCACATGACAAAATCGATCTTGTTGTCGCTGACTATGCTTTGCCCGGCATGGATGGAATTGAGCTGACACAAGCCATCCGCAACAAATATTCCAAGCAGGAAATAATCGTGCTTGGATTGTCTTCTGTTTCTGATCCCATGTTGACTGCACGGTTTATCAAAAGCGGTGCCAATGACTTCCTGGCCAAACCGGTACAGGTCGAGGAGCTGTTCTGTCGCGTCAACCACCATGTCGAAATGTTGGATACGATTCGGGCACTTCGGAAATCTGATCAACTGAAAAACCTGTTTATGGGGATGGCTGTGCATGATTTGCGTAGCCCCATCAATGGAATTAACGGTTTTACGACCATGCTTCTGGATGGCACGTATGGGCCTCTCAGTGAGGAGCAAAAAGAGATCATCCAATTTGTCCATGATGCAAATAAGAACATGGGGCTGCTGGTGCATGACCTGCTGGATATTTCCGTCATTGAATCGGGTAAACTGGTTTTGGAAAAAAGGGAGTCCAACATCGAAATCCTGGTTGAACACCGTTTGCGGATTCATGGACACATGGCAAAAAACAAAGGGGTTCAGTTAATTCCGTATTTTGAAGATGTCGCACCCTTCCCATTTGATGAGAATCGAATTGGTCAGGTGCTCGACAATCTGCTGACCAATGCAATCAAATTTTCTCCCAGTAATGGCATCGTCAAGGTATTGGTTTCGTCTCAGGAAGACAGTGTGAAAATATGTATTCAGGATAAAGGGGAGGGCGTACCGCCAGGGGAAGAGATGCTCCTTTTCCAGTCGTTCTCCAAAACAAGCATTGAGCCGACAGGCGGTGAATCCGGGACCGGCCTCGGGTTGCCAATCGTCAAAAAGATTGTGGAAGCCCATGGGGGCAAAGTCTGGGTGGTGAGCGATTATCCTCATGGCGCCACTTTCTGCTTCTCCCTGCCTGCCAGGTAG
- the pdxA gene encoding 4-hydroxythreonine-4-phosphate dehydrogenase PdxA has product MRTVCITLGDPCGLGPELVVRHFARESARRDEKVLIIGPESALVREMDRHGVHPFYVRLDKPEDIENQDADVFLYEPPQLSRLGFVAGEATREGGLAAGVSLDVAVSLLADGKADGLLTCPLNKAMLHKAGFDFPGHTEFLAEKLGVGKENVCMHLCGHAPKEDDKPKLRVSLVTTHPPICEVPKLVTGERILHCLRLTNDFVQAMGFGNRIAVCGLNPHAGEGGRIGLEEETVITPAIEAARSEGMNISGPLPADTVFHFAAKGEYAAVLAMYHDQGLGPLKLLHFSEAVNVTLGLPCPRTSPDHGTGYDLVGTGRASIKSFQAAYDMVRRLVESKGK; this is encoded by the coding sequence ATGCGTACTGTTTGTATTACTTTGGGGGACCCTTGCGGTCTTGGGCCTGAGTTGGTCGTTCGGCATTTTGCCAGGGAATCAGCTCGTCGCGATGAGAAGGTGCTGATCATTGGACCAGAGTCAGCTCTTGTCAGAGAAATGGATCGACACGGAGTTCATCCCTTTTATGTGCGACTCGACAAGCCGGAGGATATTGAGAATCAGGACGCAGACGTCTTTCTCTATGAACCTCCGCAGCTTTCCCGTCTAGGATTTGTGGCAGGTGAAGCCACCCGCGAAGGAGGGCTTGCAGCCGGTGTTAGCCTGGATGTGGCTGTATCGCTTTTGGCCGATGGAAAGGCTGACGGGTTGCTGACCTGCCCGTTGAATAAGGCCATGTTGCACAAGGCTGGCTTTGATTTTCCCGGACACACCGAGTTTCTGGCTGAAAAGTTGGGAGTCGGTAAGGAGAACGTGTGCATGCATTTGTGCGGGCATGCTCCCAAGGAAGACGACAAACCAAAGCTCCGAGTCAGTCTCGTGACTACGCATCCCCCCATCTGTGAAGTCCCTAAGCTCGTTACCGGGGAAAGAATTCTCCATTGCTTGCGTTTGACCAATGACTTCGTGCAGGCAATGGGTTTTGGCAATCGCATTGCTGTTTGCGGCTTGAATCCCCATGCAGGGGAGGGGGGCCGGATTGGTCTTGAGGAAGAGACTGTCATTACTCCTGCCATTGAAGCTGCACGGAGCGAGGGGATGAACATCAGTGGGCCGTTGCCAGCGGATACGGTGTTTCATTTCGCTGCCAAAGGTGAATATGCCGCTGTTCTTGCCATGTATCATGATCAGGGGTTGGGGCCGTTGAAGCTGCTCCATTTCAGTGAGGCAGTGAACGTGACACTGGGACTGCCTTGTCCTCGGACATCACCAGATCATGGAACCGGGTACGACCTTGTCGGTACCGGGCGTGCTTCAATCAAGAGCTTTCAGGCTGCTTACGACATGGTTCGCCGTCTGGTTGAATCCAAAGGGAAGTAA
- a CDS encoding response regulator has product MRALIVEDEFLSRKVLKSFLMALFDVDIVVNGREAVEAFKLAHTENKPYSLILMDIMMPEVDGIEALNRIRTMEEQESLSPKAKVIMTTALDDPQTVLKSFYDGEASAYIVKPVAKDKLYMELKKLGLLNN; this is encoded by the coding sequence ATGAGAGCACTCATTGTCGAAGACGAATTCCTGAGTCGAAAAGTGCTGAAATCGTTCCTCATGGCACTATTTGACGTGGACATTGTTGTTAATGGACGTGAAGCGGTGGAGGCATTCAAGCTGGCCCACACCGAAAACAAACCATACTCACTTATTCTCATGGACATCATGATGCCAGAAGTGGATGGCATTGAAGCGCTCAACCGGATACGAACCATGGAAGAGCAGGAAAGCCTCAGCCCCAAGGCCAAAGTGATCATGACAACAGCGCTGGATGATCCGCAGACCGTGCTAAAATCATTCTATGACGGGGAAGCATCCGCTTACATCGTCAAGCCTGTGGCCAAAGATAAATTGTATATGGAATTGAAAAAGCTCGGTTTGCTCAACAATTAG
- the carA gene encoding glutamine-hydrolyzing carbamoyl-phosphate synthase small subunit, with protein MKAILALEDGTIFKGRSFTGQGEASGEVIFNTGMTGYQEILTDPSYTGQMVTMTYPLIGNYGVNPEDIESHQVQVGGFIVKECCKKPSNWRSTMSLPEYLEKIGVMGIEGIDTRALTRHLRLHGAQRGFMATGDVDPAELVKKARGVENMEGLNLADRVSCEKPYTWDGKKCVFIDNLKDFQWKGTGPKLAVYDFGIKWNILRLLEAEGFDMIVLPSSFTAAQIRELNPDSIFLSNGPGDPAAVETAVEATKDLYKDYPIAGICLGHQILGLAMGGKTYKLKFGHHGCNHPVIDLETEKIEISSQNHGFCVDIEGLDFLEKTHMNLNDNTLEGFKHKDYPMLAIQHHPEAGPGPHDSRYFFKRFRDMVKETTGK; from the coding sequence ATGAAAGCAATACTGGCGCTGGAAGATGGAACCATTTTCAAGGGGAGAAGCTTCACCGGACAGGGCGAAGCCAGCGGTGAAGTTATCTTCAACACCGGCATGACCGGTTATCAGGAAATCCTGACCGACCCCTCGTACACAGGTCAAATGGTGACGATGACCTACCCGCTCATCGGCAACTACGGCGTAAATCCCGAAGATATCGAATCGCATCAGGTTCAGGTCGGAGGATTCATCGTCAAGGAATGTTGCAAGAAGCCAAGCAACTGGCGCTCAACCATGTCGCTGCCAGAGTACCTGGAAAAGATCGGCGTCATGGGAATCGAGGGGATTGACACTCGCGCACTGACACGCCATTTACGCCTTCATGGAGCCCAGAGAGGCTTTATGGCAACTGGCGACGTCGACCCTGCAGAGCTGGTTAAAAAGGCCCGTGGAGTCGAAAATATGGAAGGGTTGAACCTCGCGGATCGTGTGTCCTGCGAAAAACCCTATACATGGGATGGCAAAAAGTGCGTCTTCATCGACAACCTCAAAGACTTTCAGTGGAAAGGCACCGGCCCCAAGCTTGCTGTCTATGACTTTGGAATCAAGTGGAATATCCTGCGCCTTCTCGAAGCCGAAGGGTTCGACATGATCGTCCTGCCGTCCAGCTTTACTGCAGCCCAGATCAGGGAACTCAACCCTGATTCCATTTTCCTTTCAAACGGCCCCGGTGATCCGGCTGCCGTTGAAACCGCTGTAGAAGCAACCAAAGACCTGTATAAGGACTACCCCATCGCCGGTATCTGCCTTGGTCACCAGATCCTTGGTCTGGCCATGGGCGGAAAAACATACAAACTCAAGTTCGGACATCATGGATGTAACCATCCGGTTATCGATCTTGAAACAGAAAAAATCGAAATCTCCTCGCAGAACCACGGGTTCTGTGTTGACATTGAAGGGTTGGACTTCCTTGAGAAAACCCATATGAACCTCAATGACAACACGCTGGAAGGCTTCAAGCACAAGGATTACCCCATGCTTGCCATACAGCACCACCCTGAAGCTGGCCCTGGACCACACGACAGCCGCTATTTCTTTAAGCGTTTTCGTGATATGGTGAAGGAAACCACGGGGAAATAA
- a CDS encoding TrmH family RNA methyltransferase — MSRPITERRKRRIDAVLAKRQKSLTMVMDNIWDPHNVSAVLRSCDAFGVSDVHLYYTTSKWPDLGKKSSASAKKWVRRTRHIDAEAMVSQLRSDGCQVLRTGFSADARPVMDFDFTKPTAIILSNEHNGTAPEIAEVVPDEIYIPMFGMVQSFNVSVAAAIILYEASKQRQEAGLYDAPSFSEEELAQMQSEWYER; from the coding sequence ATGTCGAGACCAATCACCGAAAGGCGTAAACGGCGAATCGATGCGGTTTTAGCCAAACGCCAGAAATCATTGACCATGGTTATGGATAATATCTGGGACCCGCACAATGTTTCCGCTGTCTTACGCAGTTGTGATGCTTTCGGGGTTTCCGACGTCCATCTCTACTACACAACATCCAAATGGCCTGACCTTGGCAAGAAAAGCTCGGCATCTGCAAAAAAGTGGGTGAGAAGAACGCGCCACATTGATGCAGAGGCCATGGTTAGCCAGCTCCGCAGTGATGGTTGCCAGGTGTTGAGAACCGGTTTTTCCGCGGACGCACGGCCAGTCATGGATTTTGATTTCACCAAGCCGACAGCAATCATTCTCAGCAATGAGCACAATGGGACAGCACCGGAAATCGCTGAGGTGGTTCCGGACGAAATATACATTCCGATGTTCGGCATGGTGCAGAGCTTCAATGTCTCCGTGGCAGCAGCCATTATACTATACGAAGCATCCAAGCAGCGGCAGGAAGCCGGGCTGTATGACGCTCCTTCCTTTTCTGAAGAGGAATTGGCGCAGATGCAATCTGAATGGTATGAACGATAG
- a CDS encoding NUDIX domain-containing protein → MQTLKPCPHCGEGIPTYSNPTPTVDVVILVPDGAEGEDGIVLVERLNPPHGWALPGGFVDEGETCEAAAIREMREETGLDVVLTGLLGVYSDPRRDPRQHTMSVVYTGVAKNISTLSAGDDAKKVIVVPIGKWPKLVFDHEQILCDFKRRHDAMNGISA, encoded by the coding sequence GTGCAAACCTTGAAACCATGTCCCCACTGTGGTGAAGGAATTCCCACATATAGCAACCCCACTCCAACAGTTGATGTCGTCATCCTTGTCCCCGACGGGGCAGAAGGTGAGGACGGTATTGTGCTGGTTGAACGGCTAAATCCTCCGCATGGATGGGCGTTGCCCGGTGGGTTCGTTGATGAAGGGGAGACTTGCGAAGCCGCCGCCATTCGAGAAATGCGCGAGGAAACCGGGCTTGATGTTGTGCTCACCGGCCTGTTAGGAGTGTATTCCGATCCGCGACGGGACCCCCGTCAGCATACGATGAGTGTCGTTTATACCGGCGTGGCAAAGAACATATCCACATTGTCGGCTGGAGATGACGCCAAGAAGGTGATAGTTGTGCCGATTGGCAAGTGGCCAAAGCTGGTTTTTGACCATGAACAGATTCTTTGTGATTTTAAAAGACGTCACGATGCCATGAATGGCATCTCTGCATAA
- a CDS encoding tetratricopeptide repeat protein encodes MSNDLITSRKKLNSVSTMLKKGKYMAAVQAIHDGLILFLKNPVMKNEREEFQDILERVTQQLNSDPKIREVYPLVIKYNPGDERALLEAMHELLQELQQSLNDSMQAILAQKKAAVEKGQQHLDSQEWDNAKSVFDQLIIDYGADADLKADIADRYLNAGRYKEAFHMLDDALKDDPNAIHLYNRIGMVLRKMEDYETAEKYYLKALTLSSDDEYLHYNVGRLYYDWKKWSKMARSAQNAISINPDFAEAAKMLKFAKKKLG; translated from the coding sequence ATGTCCAATGATCTGATTACTTCAAGGAAGAAGCTCAATTCCGTATCGACCATGCTCAAGAAGGGCAAGTATATGGCCGCTGTTCAGGCGATCCATGACGGTCTGATCCTTTTCCTGAAGAATCCTGTCATGAAGAATGAGCGGGAAGAGTTTCAGGACATCCTTGAACGGGTGACACAACAACTGAACAGTGACCCGAAGATTCGGGAAGTATATCCCCTTGTCATCAAATACAATCCTGGCGATGAGCGAGCACTTCTCGAAGCCATGCATGAATTATTGCAGGAACTTCAACAGTCTCTCAATGACTCGATGCAAGCGATCCTTGCCCAGAAGAAAGCGGCTGTAGAGAAGGGGCAACAGCACCTGGACAGCCAGGAATGGGATAACGCCAAATCGGTATTTGACCAGTTGATCATTGACTATGGCGCTGACGCCGACCTTAAAGCGGATATTGCCGATCGATATCTTAACGCCGGTCGGTACAAAGAAGCGTTCCACATGTTGGACGATGCGCTGAAGGACGACCCCAACGCCATCCATCTGTACAATAGAATCGGTATGGTCCTTCGCAAGATGGAAGACTATGAAACCGCAGAAAAGTACTACCTCAAGGCGTTGACCCTGAGTTCAGACGACGAGTACCTTCACTACAATGTAGGCCGATTGTACTACGACTGGAAAAAGTGGAGCAAGATGGCACGCTCGGCGCAAAATGCCATCAGTATTAATCCGGACTTTGCAGAAGCAGCAAAGATGCTGAAGTTCGCGAAGAAAAAATTAGGATAA
- a CDS encoding Hpt domain-containing protein, whose amino-acid sequence MTDDPMIEEFFSEVNDKYYPQVMEGLEMLESADVGEGIEILSRPLHTIKGVTGFMAGFEPASHFTHQIEDFLKKVQSGDVDPTSENLTLLSRGVNMIFQVLEQLRDDEVDEEEQQEVLALIAEASASGQEDGFVAGAGVAVETRDEVTILRVKDPRVHIDAHYKPIMGAIMGVEPGDKILLDLSEVLTFGSTAWGAIASMGTTFQIAACGLSPDAKSTLYTWKFDSTIAIYPDEETYFTTQ is encoded by the coding sequence ATGACCGACGATCCCATGATCGAAGAATTCTTTTCCGAGGTCAATGACAAGTACTACCCTCAAGTGATGGAAGGGTTGGAGATGCTCGAATCCGCAGACGTTGGCGAAGGCATTGAGATTCTCTCACGCCCTTTGCACACGATCAAAGGGGTTACCGGGTTCATGGCCGGATTTGAACCTGCATCTCACTTCACCCATCAGATCGAGGATTTTCTCAAAAAGGTCCAATCGGGGGATGTGGACCCAACCAGCGAAAATCTGACGCTGCTCTCTCGTGGCGTCAACATGATCTTCCAGGTTCTGGAACAGTTGCGTGATGACGAAGTGGATGAAGAGGAACAGCAGGAAGTCCTGGCATTGATAGCCGAAGCTTCGGCCTCGGGTCAGGAAGATGGGTTTGTGGCAGGGGCCGGAGTGGCAGTGGAGACCCGGGATGAGGTCACTATTCTCAGGGTGAAAGATCCTCGTGTTCATATTGATGCTCATTACAAGCCCATCATGGGCGCAATCATGGGAGTGGAACCCGGAGACAAAATACTCCTTGATCTCTCGGAGGTACTGACCTTCGGATCAACTGCGTGGGGCGCAATTGCCAGCATGGGAACGACATTTCAAATCGCGGCATGCGGCTTGTCACCTGACGCAAAATCCACTCTCTATACTTGGAAATTTGATTCGACAATCGCCATCTATCCTGATGAAGAAACTTATTTTACGACGCAATAA